Genomic window (Chryseobacterium bernardetii):
AGCCCTATGGTATGCTGATAATGCTGGCTCAAAAACAGAAATCGGAAGCATTATTACAGAACTCAAAAAATTAAACAAAACAGATCTTCTGATCCGGACAACAGTAAAATTAAATCAGGCCCCGGATGCTAAATGGACAGATTCCACTCTTGTCAAAATCTCTGATTTTACCCCCATCTATCATTCATCTTTTAATATGATGAGAGATATGGTACTTAAATCTGATAAAGATAAAGTAACTGGATATTATCTGGATAAAAAGTCTCAGAAAAAAGAGAATATTGAAATTCCTGCCACTCATTATTTTGACAGCAGTAGTTACGCTATGCTGATAAGATTTCTTCCTCTGAAAGAAAATTATACAGCTGAGATCTCTATTTTCGACTACAATCCAAAATCCGAAAAAAAAGGAGTTATGAAGGCCTACATTCTGGATACACACAAAGCGGAATATAAAGGAAAG
Coding sequences:
- a CDS encoding DUF3108 domain-containing protein; the encoded protein is MRTFIFLLLISSVHLFSQNLITPQNAGINSKLIKDETSEALWYADNAGSKTEIGSIITELKKLNKTDLLIRTTVKLNQAPDAKWTDSTLVKISDFTPIYHSSFNMMRDMVLKSDKDKVTGYYLDKKSQKKENIEIPATHYFDSSSYAMLIRFLPLKENYTAEISIFDYNPKSEKKGVMKAYILDTHKAEYKGKPVWIIKTNDDISNKASATTYYIDIETRKIVKQDMDMAGRKMFMEIVQ